The following is a genomic window from Treponema pallidum subsp. pallidum str. Nichols.
GGGACGCGTGTACGTATGAGGTACAGCGTCAATTGCAGGAGTTTTGGCAAAAGGGTCCTGCGAGCAAAGAAGAGATGCAGAGAAAACGCACGATGGGCTGGGATCCGGTCGAAGGGGTTACGCTTTTACAGCGTACAAAGCACTCACTGCGCGATTATCGTTTCATGCGCGATCCAGACTTACCTGACCTGCACTTGACCCCTGCATATGTCCAGCATCTCTCTTACACAGTCGGGGAACTTCCGGCAGCGCGGCGTGCACGTTTCAAACTTGACCTTGGCTTGTCGGCGTTTGCAGCCCAAACGCTTACCGGCAGCCGCATGCTCGCAGACTGGTTTGAGAAGGCAGCGCATGCGTCTAAGAATGCGCGACGAGTGGCAAACTGGATTCTGTCGGAGGTTCTTGCGGTAGTAAACGAGAAGAATATCTGCATTGCAGAGCTCAATCTGAGTCCTGAAGCAATTGCCGAACTAATGGATGCAGTTGAAGATCAGCGCATTACCGGAAAACAAGCAAAGGATATATTTGCACAAATGCTTGCCACCGGTGCGCGAGCGCAGGACATTATCTCCGCACAGGGTCTGGCACAACTTTCAGATGAGGAAGAAATCGCAACGTTAGTGCAGACGGTGTTTCAAGAACATCCAAAGGCACTGCGTGATTGGCAACACGGTAAGACAAACGTGGCTGCCTGGCTCATGGGGCAAGTAATGAAGCGTTCCCGCGGGCGCGCACACCCTGCGCGAGTGGCGACGCTCGTCCACCAAGCACTCTCTCAGCTGTAACAGCTGGAAAAACTCCACGGAAGAGCGGCGGTCTCTCTTTCAGCATACGCCCGGCCCGGCTCACGCCAGGAGAAGAAAGACGCACCAAAGGGCTACTACGCCTTCGCCTTGCTAAATATCTCCGCAATTGTCTGTGCGAGCGTACCCACCACCCGTAGGGTATAAGGAGGCGGTGTGTCGTGTTCAACCCCTATAGGTACATATATCGTTGAAAATCCCAGACCATACGCCGTCTTTAGCCGCGTCTTTAGCCGACGCACAGGTCGAATTTCTCCTGATAAACTTACCTCACCGATAAACGCGGCATTTGTTTTCACTGGGGTGTTTTGCCGCGCTGAATACAAGGCCATTGCCAACGCCACATCCACCGCAGGCTCATATAACCGGATACCCCCTGCCACATTCACGTAGATATCCTGATCTGAGAATTTCAAACCCACACGTTTCTCAATTACCGCTGCAACACGACTGACGCGGGCCGAGTCGATACGATCAGAAAAAACGCGCGTAACACTACTTTTTGCAGGAACGGTCAATGCCTGTATTTCTACCATAAAAACACGGCTCCCCTCACACACGGGCACAGTTGCAGACCCAACAGGAAACATTCCCTGCCTGGTACTAATAAAAAATCCTGCAGTGTCCTGCACAGCGGAAAGTCCATTTTCACCCATGGTAAAAATACCCAGCTCATCAACAGAACCAAATCGATTTTTCAATGCACGTAAAAAACGAATATCCTCTTCATTCCGTTCAAAAGAAATCACAGTGTCCACCATATGTTCCACTACTTTTGGCCCGGCAATATTCCCATCTTTCGTTACATGCGCAGTAAAAAAGAGAACAGAGTCCCGTTCCTTTACCCACGCTATCAACTCATTTGCGCAATATTTCAGCTGATTGATAGTCATAGGAATGGCACCTGCTTCGGGGGAAAAAACTGTCTGAATCGAATCAACAATAACGAAGGTAGGGCATCGTGTATTTAAAACACGCTCGACATCCTCGACCCGCGTCGCACAAAGCAACTCGATGTTCTGAATTGGAATATTCAGCCGATCCGCACGCCCACGAATTTGCCCCGGAGATTCTTCACCCGAAACATAGAGAACCGATTTCCCGCAGGCTGCAGCGATTTGTAACAGTAATGTAGATTTACCAATGCCCGGTTCCCCGCCAATCATGATCGCGGAGCGTCTTACGGCGCCTCCGCCGAGGACACGATCGAACTCTGCGATACCACAACTAATACGCTGCGCATCCTGCGCGCGCACAGCACACAGCGGGAACGCCTGTACAGGAGAAGAAGATGCCTTTTTTACAGCACGAACATCGCCGGAGGACAACGAGGGTGTCTCTTCGAAGGAATTCCACTCCCCGCACTCAGGGCAACGCCCAAGCCACTTAGGATGAACGTAACCACACCCCACGCAGGAAAAGGCACGTTCCGTCTTTTTAGCCACTCCATTTCTCTTACGTCAGAAAGAAAAAGCACTGCACGGCGGGCCGCTACGCACCCTCCGTTTCTACCGCAAGACAGCGACGAACGAGCGAAGGAGAAAATTGCCTCCGCTGCAATGCACGCTGCAACGTATGCGGCCCATATCCCCGCCTTCGCAGCTTCTCCAGCAACCTCAAGCAGAGCGTTTCTTCATCTTGCTCTTGAAACAAGAGATCTAACGCGCCTTCTGCATCTGCATGAGAAACCCCTCGCCTTTTTAACTCACCTAATAGCTGAGCACGGGACGCAGGACGGGAATCGACGCGGTTTCGCAACCACGCCCGCGCGAATCGCGTATCATCAAGCCAAGAATATCTTTTAAGAACCGGGAACACGCTCTCAACGACCCTCTTCTCAAAGCCTCTTTTCAAAAGCTTAAAACCCAGCTGCTGAGCACTCGTCTCACTCCGAGCGAGCAACCGCACTGCGACGCACTCAGCCTCATAACACCTACATGCAAAGCACACCGCCCCGTACTGCTCATCAGTGGGACGAGTACCCACCAACTCCTCTATCGGGCAGGAAAGCGCGCCAAGGTAACTCAAGCGAGTCTGCAGAACAGCACCCACCTCATCCGTAAGTTTAAGCACATCCTCCTGGAGGCTCTGGATAGCACAGAGACAAAAGCGCCTATCGCTTACTGAATTGAAATCTACGCCGTGCACCGCGCTGGCCATACTTCTTGCGCTCTACCATGCGAGAATCACGCGTGAGCAACCCACCTGCACGCAGCGAAGCCTGATTTGAAGCGTCAGCACGCACGAGAGCGCGCGCAATACCATGCGCACACGCACCAGCCTGCCCGTCAAGTCCGCCGCCATACACATTGACAATCACATCGTAACGCCGCTCGTTCGCGGTAGCGAAGAGGGGTTCGCGCACCCGACGCAATTGCTCCGCCGTAGGAAAATACGCGCCGACATCCCGTCTGTTGACGGTAACATTCCCGTTCCCCATACGGATACACACGCGAGCGACAGCCGTTTTCCTTCTCCCTGTTCCGATCCCAAGATTCTTCACGCTCTTTACCACTCCTTAACACGACAGCGGCACGGGATTCTGCGACTCGTGCGGATGCACAGATCCCGCGTATATCTTCACATTCTTGATAAGCTTGCGTCCCAAAGGCCCCTTGGGTAGCATACCCTTAACCGCGTGACGCAACGGTTCGACAGGCCGGCGCTTGACCAACGCGCTAAACGACACGCTCTTGAGCCCCCCAGGATAGCCTGAGTGGCGGTAGTACATCTTGTCCTTCGGTTTAGTCCCACTCAGGAACACCTTCTCAGCGTTGATTACCACAACGTAATCACCCATTTCCTGGTTTGGCGTGTACGATGCTTTATGCTTACCACGCAGGAGACACGCAACGCGCGCGGCAACACGCCCCAAGGGGCGCCCCGCTGCGTCAATCAGGTGCCAAGCGCGAACAGCCTCGCGCTCATTAACAAAGATTGTCCTCACCCCTCTGCTCCTTTATCCACACGCTCCGGTAGCTTGCGCGTGGGCGCACGATCACGCATGTTTGCCACCCC
Proteins encoded in this region:
- the rplM gene encoding 50S ribosomal protein L13, whose amino-acid sequence is MRTIFVNEREAVRAWHLIDAAGRPLGRVAARVACLLRGKHKASYTPNQEMGDYVVVINAEKVFLSGTKPKDKMYYRHSGYPGGLKSVSFSALVKRRPVEPLRHAVKGMLPKGPLGRKLIKNVKIYAGSVHPHESQNPVPLSC
- the rpsI gene encoding 30S ribosomal protein S9, translated to MKNLGIGTGRRKTAVARVCIRMGNGNVTVNRRDVGAYFPTAEQLRRVREPLFATANERRYDVIVNVYGGGLDGQAGACAHGIARALVRADASNQASLRAGGLLTRDSRMVERKKYGQRGARRRFQFSKR
- the gatB gene encoding Asp-tRNA(Asn)/Glu-tRNA(Gln) amidotransferase subunit GatB produces the protein MSDLQTGTVPSIAGATDDTHAAPFFYEVIIGCEIHCQLLTKTKAFCACANRSGGMPNSRVCPVCLGLPGALPVVSEEYVRLGVRAGLALGCTIQLWSAFDRKHYFYPDLPKGYQITQYDAPLCTDGAVDVQGVDMPVQRRVRIERIHLEEDAGKSLHAADAYSYIDFNRCGVPLIEIVSRPDLRSAEEAACFMQTIREILTFIEVTDGNLEEGALRCDANVNVRILYKGQEHHTPISEIKNMNSYRMVRDACTYEVQRQLQEFWQKGPASKEEMQRKRTMGWDPVEGVTLLQRTKHSLRDYRFMRDPDLPDLHLTPAYVQHLSYTVGELPAARRARFKLDLGLSAFAAQTLTGSRMLADWFEKAAHASKNARRVANWILSEVLAVVNEKNICIAELNLSPEAIAELMDAVEDQRITGKQAKDIFAQMLATGARAQDIISAQGLAQLSDEEEIATLVQTVFQEHPKALRDWQHGKTNVAAWLMGQVMKRSRGRAHPARVATLVHQALSQL
- the recX gene encoding recombination regulator RecX, which produces MGTRPTDEQYGAVCFACRCYEAECVAVRLLARSETSAQQLGFKLLKRGFEKRVVESVFPVLKRYSWLDDTRFARAWLRNRVDSRPASRAQLLGELKRRGVSHADAEGALDLLFQEQDEETLCLRLLEKLRRRGYGPHTLQRALQRRQFSPSLVRRCLAVETEGA
- the radA gene encoding DNA repair protein RadA; the protein is MAKKTERAFSCVGCGYVHPKWLGRCPECGEWNSFEETPSLSSGDVRAVKKASSSPVQAFPLCAVRAQDAQRISCGIAEFDRVLGGGAVRRSAIMIGGEPGIGKSTLLLQIAAACGKSVLYVSGEESPGQIRGRADRLNIPIQNIELLCATRVEDVERVLNTRCPTFVIVDSIQTVFSPEAGAIPMTINQLKYCANELIAWVKERDSVLFFTAHVTKDGNIAGPKVVEHMVDTVISFERNEEDIRFLRALKNRFGSVDELGIFTMGENGLSAVQDTAGFFISTRQGMFPVGSATVPVCEGSRVFMVEIQALTVPAKSSVTRVFSDRIDSARVSRVAAVIEKRVGLKFSDQDIYVNVAGGIRLYEPAVDVALAMALYSARQNTPVKTNAAFIGEVSLSGEIRPVRRLKTRLKTAYGLGFSTIYVPIGVEHDTPPPYTLRVVGTLAQTIAEIFSKAKA